In a single window of the Streptomyces sp. NBC_00353 genome:
- a CDS encoding LLM class flavin-dependent oxidoreductase: MPVEFLGIAATNDGSEVTPRSGASFDKEYTLELARAHEDYGWDRVLFAYGSGSPDPSPAAAYVAARTDTLQILVAHRPNVSYPTFAAKTFATLDRISDGRLAVHFITGGNDHEQQREGDFLTKDERYDRTREAIQIIKKAWTSHEPFDHEGTHYRFNDFVSDTFPVQQPHPGVSFGGSSPAAYAAGGAEADIYCLWGEPLAETAEQIAAVRAAAKAAGRDDVPKIQVAFRPIIAPTEELAWEKAHRTLDRIKARKAGTPLSRRHPLRNPENAGSRRLLAVADRGERHDRALWTPTAAETGGAGNSTALVGTPETVAQALLDYYDLGVEVLSARGYDLLDDAIDFGRHVIPIVREEVAKRDAARTNAA; the protein is encoded by the coding sequence ATGCCCGTCGAGTTTCTCGGCATCGCAGCAACCAATGACGGATCCGAAGTGACGCCCCGCTCCGGGGCATCCTTCGACAAGGAATACACGCTCGAGCTGGCCCGCGCGCACGAGGACTACGGCTGGGACCGGGTGCTCTTCGCCTACGGCTCGGGCTCTCCCGACCCGTCCCCCGCGGCCGCCTATGTCGCAGCGCGCACGGACACCCTGCAGATCCTGGTCGCACACCGGCCCAACGTCTCGTACCCGACGTTCGCCGCGAAGACCTTCGCGACCCTGGACCGGATCAGTGACGGCCGCCTCGCCGTGCACTTCATCACCGGCGGCAACGATCACGAACAGCAGCGCGAGGGAGACTTCCTCACCAAGGACGAGCGGTACGACCGTACCCGCGAGGCCATCCAGATCATCAAGAAGGCCTGGACCTCGCACGAGCCCTTCGATCACGAAGGCACCCACTACCGCTTCAACGACTTCGTGAGCGATACCTTCCCCGTCCAACAGCCCCACCCGGGGGTCTCGTTCGGCGGTTCCTCGCCGGCGGCCTACGCCGCAGGGGGCGCAGAGGCCGACATCTACTGCCTGTGGGGCGAGCCCCTCGCCGAGACCGCGGAGCAGATCGCCGCGGTCAGGGCGGCGGCGAAGGCGGCGGGCCGCGACGACGTCCCGAAGATCCAGGTCGCCTTCCGCCCGATCATCGCACCGACCGAAGAACTCGCGTGGGAGAAGGCCCACCGGACGCTCGACCGGATCAAGGCCCGCAAGGCGGGCACTCCGCTCAGCCGCCGCCACCCGCTCCGGAACCCGGAGAACGCGGGCTCCCGACGGCTGCTCGCCGTCGCCGACCGGGGCGAGCGCCACGACCGCGCACTGTGGACACCGACCGCGGCCGAAACCGGTGGCGCCGGCAACTCGACGGCGCTGGTGGGCACACCGGAGACGGTCGCGCAGGCGCTGCTGGACTACTACGACCTGGGGGTCGAAGTGCTGTCCGCCCGGGGGTACGACCTGCTCGACGATGCGATCGACTTCGGGCGCCATGTCATCCCGATCGTCCGGGAGGAAGTCGCCAAACGGGACGCCGCACGTACGAACGCTGCGTAA
- the atzF gene encoding allophanate hydrolase has product MTTPTPVLARVRAAHARIEAVDRPEIWIDLRPLPEVEAEAQTLDARVSAGEHLPLAGRLLAVKGNIDVAGLPTTAGCPSYAYRPTADAPAVARLRAAGALVIGTTNLDQFATGLVGTRSPYGAVRHAHDPSLISGGSSSGSAVAVALGIADLSLGTDTAGSGRIPAAFNGIVGLKPTRGLVPTDGVVPACASLDCVTVFARTLPEAEQALALMATTAPQSAPARTPGPWRIAVPVTEQLGELDPGWAEAYEAAADRLRAAGAHLQPVDLVSFLEAAAMLYEGAFVAERYTAVGAFIDTAPAADLDPTVAHIIAAARDIPAHRLFADRDRLAVLRDAAMTALSDADALLLPTAPGHPTLAEVAADPLGANARLGRFTNSTNLFDLCAVAAPAGDVAGHPFGVMLIGPAHTDERLARITALLTPPTRLVVAGAHLTGQPLNPQLLSLGAHLSHTTTTAPVYRLHDLRTDPAKPGLERVGEGGAAIEVEVWQLPPEGLGRLAAELPSPMTLGRVELSDGTTAPGFLCEPYALRSATDITEYGGWRGYLDR; this is encoded by the coding sequence ATGACCACGCCCACACCCGTCCTGGCCCGGGTCCGCGCCGCCCATGCCCGGATCGAGGCCGTCGACCGCCCGGAGATCTGGATCGACCTGCGCCCGCTGCCCGAGGTGGAGGCCGAGGCCCAAACCCTCGACGCCCGCGTGTCCGCGGGGGAACATCTCCCCCTCGCCGGCCGCTTGCTGGCCGTCAAGGGCAACATCGATGTCGCCGGCCTCCCCACCACCGCGGGCTGCCCGTCGTACGCGTACAGACCGACGGCCGACGCGCCGGCCGTGGCCCGCCTCCGCGCGGCCGGAGCCCTGGTGATCGGCACGACCAATCTCGACCAGTTCGCCACAGGTCTGGTCGGCACCCGCTCCCCCTACGGAGCGGTCCGCCACGCCCATGACCCGTCCCTGATCAGCGGAGGCTCCAGCTCCGGTTCCGCGGTCGCCGTCGCGCTCGGCATCGCCGACCTGTCGCTCGGTACCGACACCGCGGGCTCCGGCCGGATCCCGGCCGCGTTCAACGGGATCGTGGGCCTGAAGCCGACCCGCGGCCTGGTCCCGACCGACGGTGTGGTCCCGGCCTGCGCAAGCCTGGACTGTGTCACCGTCTTCGCCCGTACGCTCCCCGAGGCCGAGCAGGCGCTCGCCCTGATGGCCACGACCGCGCCGCAGTCCGCGCCCGCCCGGACACCGGGTCCCTGGCGGATCGCGGTCCCGGTGACCGAACAGCTGGGCGAGCTGGACCCCGGCTGGGCGGAGGCGTACGAGGCAGCGGCCGACCGCCTCCGCGCGGCAGGCGCGCACCTGCAACCGGTGGACCTGGTCTCCTTCCTCGAAGCCGCCGCCATGCTGTACGAGGGAGCATTCGTGGCCGAGCGCTACACGGCGGTCGGCGCATTCATCGACACCGCCCCCGCCGCCGATCTCGACCCCACCGTCGCCCACATCATCGCGGCGGCCCGGGACATCCCGGCACACCGTCTGTTCGCCGACCGGGACCGGCTGGCGGTTCTGCGCGATGCCGCCATGACGGCCCTCTCCGACGCCGACGCCCTTCTCCTGCCCACCGCTCCGGGTCACCCCACACTCGCGGAGGTGGCCGCGGATCCGCTGGGCGCCAACGCACGGCTGGGCCGGTTCACCAATTCCACCAACCTGTTCGACCTGTGCGCGGTGGCCGCCCCCGCCGGCGACGTGGCCGGACACCCCTTCGGCGTGATGCTGATCGGCCCGGCCCACACGGATGAACGTCTGGCCCGCATCACCGCGCTGCTGACCCCGCCCACCAGGCTCGTCGTCGCGGGCGCCCATCTGACGGGCCAGCCCCTCAACCCTCAACTCCTGTCACTTGGTGCCCACTTGTCCCATACGACCACCACGGCCCCTGTCTACCGCCTGCACGACCTGCGCACCGACCCGGCCAAGCCCGGCCTGGAACGGGTGGGTGAAGGCGGCGCCGCGATCGAGGTGGAGGTATGGCAACTGCCCCCTGAGGGCCTGGGCCGCCTCGCGGCGGAGCTCCCGTCCCCCATGACGCTGGGCCGGGTGGAACTCTCGGACGGTACAACCGCCCCCGGCTTCCTGTGCGAGCCCTACGCCCTGCGCAGCGCAACGGACATCACGGAGTACGGCGGCTGGCGCGGCTACCTCGACCGCTGA
- a CDS encoding DEAD/DEAH box helicase, with translation MTEDLSPAERYQAFRIRAAEQATALAPFREMYEFDLDPFQIEACKALEAGKGVLVAAPTGSGKTIVGEFAVHLALRQGRKCFYTTPIKALSNQKYADLVKRYGADKVGLLTGDNSVNADAPVVVMTTEVLRNMLYAGSQALRGLGHVVMDEVHYLSDRFRGAVWEEVIIHLPDSVTLVSLSATVSNAEEFGDWLDTVRGDTEVIVAESRPVPLWQHVLAGRRMYDLFEEETDHGGRGAGRREVNPDLVRLARMENQRGYNPRERRRGKMVREADRERERRQRSRIWTPSRPEVIDRLDAEGLLPAITFIFSRAGCEAAVQQCLQAGLRLNDEDRRRLVREIVEERTASIPGEDLHVLGYYEWLEGLERGIAAHHAGMLPTFKEVVEELFVRGLVKAVFATETLALGINMPARSVVLEKLVKWNGEQHADITPGEYTQLTGRAGRRGIDVEGHAVVLWQRGMDPGALAGLAGTRTYPLRSSFRPSYNMAVNLVHQFGRHRSRELLETSFAQFQADRSVVGISRQVQKNEEGLAGYREGMTCHLGDFEEYARLRRDLKERETELAKHGASQRRAAAAASLEKLKPGDVIHVPTGKFAGLALVLDPGLPAGRVNGYRGLEYYDGPRPLVLTSERQVKRLAAIDFPVPVEAVERMRVPKSFNPRSPQSRRDLASALRTKAGHIVPERHRRGRAEAADDQQIARYRAELRAHPCHGCAEREDHARWAERYHRLQRDTKQLERRIEGRTNTIARTFDRIVALLTELDYLRGNEVTEHGRRLARLYGELDLLASECLRAGVWEGLNPAELAACVSALVYEARQADDAVAPKLPSGPAKTAMAEMVHIWGRLDALEEDFKINQTEGVGQREPDLGFAWAVYMWASGRTLDEVLREAEMPAGDFVRWCKQVIDVLGQIAAAAPGGGESSVARNARKAMDAVLRGVVAYSSVG, from the coding sequence ATGACAGAGGACCTCTCACCAGCTGAGCGATACCAGGCATTCCGGATCCGCGCCGCCGAGCAGGCCACGGCTCTTGCGCCCTTTCGCGAGATGTACGAGTTCGATCTGGACCCGTTCCAGATAGAGGCATGCAAGGCCCTGGAAGCGGGTAAGGGGGTGCTGGTCGCCGCCCCGACCGGGTCGGGCAAGACGATCGTCGGCGAATTCGCCGTGCATCTCGCGCTCCGCCAGGGTCGCAAGTGCTTCTACACCACGCCCATCAAGGCCCTGTCGAACCAGAAGTACGCCGATCTGGTCAAGCGCTACGGCGCGGACAAGGTCGGCCTGCTGACCGGCGACAACAGCGTCAACGCCGATGCCCCGGTGGTCGTCATGACCACCGAAGTGCTGCGGAACATGCTGTACGCGGGCTCGCAGGCGCTGCGCGGCCTCGGCCATGTCGTGATGGACGAGGTGCACTACCTCTCCGACCGCTTTCGTGGTGCGGTGTGGGAGGAAGTGATCATTCATCTGCCGGACTCGGTGACGCTGGTTTCGCTGTCGGCGACCGTGTCCAACGCCGAGGAGTTCGGCGACTGGCTGGACACCGTCCGCGGCGACACCGAAGTGATCGTCGCAGAGAGCCGGCCCGTGCCGCTCTGGCAGCACGTGCTGGCCGGCCGCCGGATGTACGACCTCTTCGAGGAGGAGACCGACCACGGCGGCCGTGGCGCCGGCCGCCGCGAGGTCAACCCCGACCTCGTCCGGCTCGCCCGCATGGAGAACCAGCGCGGGTACAACCCGCGCGAGCGCCGCCGCGGAAAGATGGTGCGCGAGGCGGACCGCGAGCGCGAGCGGCGCCAGCGCAGCCGGATCTGGACCCCGTCCAGGCCCGAGGTCATCGACCGGCTGGACGCGGAAGGGCTGCTGCCCGCGATCACGTTCATCTTCAGCCGGGCCGGCTGCGAGGCCGCCGTACAGCAGTGTCTGCAGGCCGGTCTGCGGCTCAACGACGAGGACAGGCGCCGGCTGGTGCGGGAGATCGTCGAGGAGCGGACCGCGTCCATCCCCGGGGAGGACCTCCATGTCCTCGGCTACTACGAATGGCTCGAAGGGCTGGAGCGGGGCATCGCCGCGCACCACGCGGGCATGCTGCCGACCTTCAAGGAGGTCGTCGAGGAGCTGTTCGTACGCGGGCTGGTCAAGGCGGTTTTCGCGACGGAGACCCTCGCCCTCGGCATCAACATGCCCGCGCGCTCCGTGGTGTTGGAGAAGCTCGTCAAGTGGAACGGTGAGCAGCACGCGGACATCACCCCCGGCGAGTACACCCAGCTGACCGGTCGTGCCGGGCGGCGCGGGATCGATGTCGAGGGCCATGCGGTGGTGCTGTGGCAGCGCGGCATGGACCCGGGGGCGCTGGCCGGACTCGCGGGTACCCGCACCTATCCGCTGCGGTCCAGCTTCCGGCCCTCGTACAACATGGCCGTCAACCTGGTGCACCAGTTCGGGCGGCACCGGTCGCGCGAGCTGCTGGAGACCTCGTTCGCACAGTTCCAGGCCGACCGGTCGGTCGTCGGGATCTCCCGGCAGGTGCAGAAGAACGAGGAGGGCCTGGCAGGTTACCGCGAGGGCATGACCTGCCACCTCGGTGACTTCGAGGAGTACGCGCGGCTGCGCCGCGACCTCAAGGAGCGGGAGACGGAGCTCGCCAAGCACGGTGCGTCGCAGCGTCGGGCGGCGGCTGCGGCGTCCCTGGAGAAGCTGAAGCCGGGCGACGTCATCCACGTGCCGACCGGGAAGTTCGCCGGACTGGCGCTCGTGCTGGACCCGGGGCTGCCTGCCGGGCGGGTCAACGGGTACCGGGGGCTCGAATACTACGACGGGCCGCGGCCGTTGGTGCTGACCTCCGAGCGACAGGTCAAGCGGCTCGCCGCGATCGACTTCCCCGTGCCGGTCGAGGCCGTGGAGCGGATGCGGGTGCCCAAGTCGTTCAACCCGCGGTCGCCGCAGTCGAGGCGCGATCTGGCGTCGGCGCTGCGGACGAAGGCGGGGCACATCGTGCCGGAGCGGCACCGCAGGGGCCGGGCCGAGGCCGCCGACGACCAGCAGATCGCCCGCTACCGGGCCGAGTTGCGAGCCCATCCCTGCCATGGGTGCGCCGAGCGCGAGGACCATGCGCGGTGGGCGGAGCGGTACCACCGGCTGCAGCGTGACACGAAGCAGCTGGAGCGGCGGATCGAGGGGCGGACGAACACGATTGCCCGCACCTTCGACCGGATCGTCGCGCTCCTCACCGAGCTGGACTATCTGCGGGGCAACGAGGTCACCGAGCACGGGCGGCGGCTGGCCCGACTGTACGGCGAGCTGGACCTGCTGGCCAGCGAGTGCCTGCGGGCCGGGGTCTGGGAAGGGCTGAACCCGGCGGAGCTCGCCGCGTGTGTGTCGGCGCTGGTGTACGAGGCGCGGCAGGCGGACGACGCGGTGGCACCGAAGCTGCCGTCCGGACCGGCGAAGACGGCGATGGCCGAGATGGTCCATATCTGGGGGCGGCTCGATGCCCTGGAGGAGGACTTCAAGATCAACCAGACGGAGGGTGTCGGGCAGCGGGAGCCCGATCTCGGGTTCGCCTGGGCGGTCTACATGTGGGCGTCGGGGCGGACGCTGGACGAGGTGCTGCGCGAGGCGGAGATGCCGGCAGGGGACTTCGTGCGGTGGTGCAAGCAGGTGATCGACGTGCTGGGGCAGATCGCTGCTGCGGCGCCGGGGGGCGGGGAGAGCTCTGTGGCTCGCAATGCGCGTAAGGCGATGGATGCGGTGCTGCGAGGGGTTGTGGCCTACAGCTCGGTGGGGTGA